Proteins co-encoded in one Gadus morhua chromosome 6, gadMor3.0, whole genome shotgun sequence genomic window:
- the hamp gene encoding LOW QUALITY PROTEIN: hepcidin-1 (The sequence of the model RefSeq protein was modified relative to this genomic sequence to represent the inferred CDS: inserted 1 base in 1 codon): MKAFSIAVAVTLVLAFVSVLEGATVPLGGQVEEVEEVKRVEEVEEXINTPAAERQDLLAGYWMTAGHSRQKRQSHLALCRWCCNCCRNQKGCGICCKF; encoded by the exons ATGAAGGCATTCAGCATTGCAGTTGCAGTGACACTCGTGCTCGCCTTCGTCAGCGTGCTGGAGGGCGCCACCGTGCCGCTGGGCGGG caggtggaggaggtggaggaggtgaaaagggtggaggaggtggagg gcaTCAACACTCCAGCTGCTGAACGTCAGGACCTGCTGGCAGGATACTGGATG ACTGCAGGCCATTCGAGGCAGAAGAGGCAGAGCCATCTCGCTCTGTGTCGCTGGTGCTGCAACTGCTGTCGCAACCAGAAGGGCTGTGGCATTTGCTGCAAGTTCTAG